The window CATCATTTTCCGAATCGCTGGTCGCCCTCATATCACTCCTTTACAACAAACATTTACAAATGAGGCGCATGTCACTAGCCTATGCACGACGAATACTCTCGGTGACGTTGAGTCCTCTTGATTTCTTCTAATCTATGCCAACAATGACTAAAGTTTACACAAAACTTTCAGACTACTTAACGTTCGTTAATTCAAGAGCTGTCGCAACCACAACCTTTCCGCACAACAAAAAGAACAACCCCTTTTTTATCGTCGTTTTAGGGGTTGCTCTCATTTAATTCTCTCTATTTACCTAACTGCCTCAAACGTCACCCATTCCGTCTCTTTGGTCGGTTGTTTTCCATAGCTGTACTCTGCAGAACAGGTGATTTGTGAGAAGCCGATCTTCTCTAGTAAAAGCGTGAATTCCTCAATGCCATACCACCGCAGCACAAACTTTTGCAGTTCAGAAGCGATTAATTCACCTTTGCGCCATTTTTCATATTTTAAGTGCGACAATGTATATTGCTCCACCCAATTGATTTCCACATGCGTGTCTTCAAGGAGAATCCCTTCATCATCAGACGATGGAAAGGTTGCCTTTGAAATCGTGCCTTGACGAAAATGACCTGGAATTTCAAGGTCAATGATGACACGACCGCCAGGCGTAAGGTGGTCATAAAAGCATTGCAAAGCCTTCTTCGCACCCTCTAGTGATTCGATTAAGGCAAACGACCCTGTCGGAATGATAATGGCTTCGTACGTCGAAGGTAACGAAAACTGCGTCAAATCACCTTCATAGACACTTGGCGACATTCCTCTATCTTCACAATTTTTTCGGCAAGCCGCCAGCATCTCCGGGGAATAGTCGATCCCATCAACATCAAAGCCTTTTTCAAGCAGAGGAACGAGAAAGCGTCCTGACCCAACGCCCGCCTCAAGGACTTTTCCCTTTGTTCCCGCGAGCCGCTCCGTGTAGTATTCAATATCACCACGAACCGAATGGCCGACCGGCTTTGTTAATTCATAGAGCTCCGTACTTAATTTTCCATAATAGCTAAACATCGTAAAACCTCCTAGCTTCATAACATATGAAGTCCACCCATAGAATGAAGATTAGGACATCTTGCATTCTTTGAAAATTATACCAGTATGAAAATGTTTTGCAATATAAAATTGTCTGTCCCCCAATTAAGACTCTTTGCTCTCAGACCCAACCGCTGGGGCTAGATGATCAATGAAAGCAATATCATAGGCAATCTCCACGAACAGACGGTATAAAATAGATCAGTCACTTCATATCAAGCCATGAAAAATAAAAAAGCTCGCCTTCAGTCATCACCATGACCGGGCGAGCTCT is drawn from Litoribacterium kuwaitense and contains these coding sequences:
- a CDS encoding class I SAM-dependent methyltransferase, whose protein sequence is MFSYYGKLSTELYELTKPVGHSVRGDIEYYTERLAGTKGKVLEAGVGSGRFLVPLLEKGFDVDGIDYSPEMLAACRKNCEDRGMSPSVYEGDLTQFSLPSTYEAIIIPTGSFALIESLEGAKKALQCFYDHLTPGGRVIIDLEIPGHFRQGTISKATFPSSDDEGILLEDTHVEINWVEQYTLSHLKYEKWRKGELIASELQKFVLRWYGIEEFTLLLEKIGFSQITCSAEYSYGKQPTKETEWVTFEAVR